In Symmachiella dynata, the following are encoded in one genomic region:
- a CDS encoding LON peptidase substrate-binding domain-containing protein, whose translation MTHTTNTDVDQFSGALPIFTQPHFVLFPGTSQIIAVTTEPLRQMVADVLREQGRFAVALSSAVDDFVCVARIVTPTFFTPAANCIYIEGVCRARVLSRHPADDSYQQGMLEARPDHYVTTPVIDRRRRYEELLAAFRELFPHILRNDLFQLWADDQLALGELCDQIADQLPLAPSRKQALLAESNVDLRSDLLLAQLRELHRGQREATIEQSAIPQFSVN comes from the coding sequence ATGACGCATACGACGAATACCGACGTGGACCAGTTTAGCGGCGCACTACCGATTTTTACGCAACCTCACTTTGTGCTGTTCCCCGGGACGTCGCAGATCATCGCCGTCACCACAGAACCGCTCCGTCAGATGGTGGCCGACGTGCTTCGCGAGCAAGGACGATTTGCCGTCGCGCTGAGTTCGGCGGTTGACGATTTCGTCTGTGTGGCGCGGATTGTCACTCCTACGTTTTTTACGCCAGCGGCGAATTGCATTTACATCGAGGGCGTCTGTCGCGCACGGGTCCTCTCTCGGCATCCAGCGGACGACTCGTACCAGCAGGGGATGCTAGAAGCGCGGCCCGATCACTACGTGACGACACCCGTCATCGATCGCCGCCGCCGTTATGAGGAATTGTTGGCAGCATTTCGCGAGCTATTTCCACACATCCTGCGCAACGATCTGTTCCAACTGTGGGCCGACGACCAACTTGCCCTGGGTGAGTTGTGTGACCAGATTGCCGACCAGTTGCCCCTCGCACCCTCCCGCAAGCAGGCATTGTTGGCAGAGTCGAATGTCGATCTGCGCAGTGATCTGTTACTCGCCCAATTGCGGGAATTGCACCGCGGACAACGGGAAGCCACGATCGAGCAGTCGGCAATTCCGCAATTCAGCGTGAATTGA